In a single window of the Debaryomyces hansenii CBS767 chromosome A complete sequence genome:
- a CDS encoding DEHA2A10428p (similar to CA3375|IPF4684 Candida albicans IPF4684), whose protein sequence is MTVDEETYKRLEDLPFASKDGKNTPKITEPITFSLAKDPTGKVTLFPIHDASQVPKTLLKVIQHEINYVIEEGTTYPYHEIMDFDQFVSYWFSAFVAVLIEGDHQSLSDAHFQDQPEDFWRTHFLGTFYVKPNYTGRCSHVCNAGFVVNHEKRGLGLGKELGAKYLVWGPQLGYVYSVFNLVFETNTASLRIWNSLGFDRIGYVKNVAVLKGHQSLVGAYMYGKDLV, encoded by the coding sequence ATGACTGTGGACGAAGAGACTTACAAACGGTTGGAGGATTTACCCTTCGCCTCAAAGGATGGCAAAAACACCCCAAAAATCACGGAACCAATCACATTTTCCCTCGCAAAGGACCCTACTGGCAAAGTGACATTATTTCCCATCCACGACGCCAGCCAAGTCCCCAAAACTCTACTCAAGGTCATCCAGCACGAAATCAACTACGTCATCGAAGAGGGAACAACATACCCCTACCACGAAATCATGGACTTCGACCAATTTGTCCTGTACTGGTTTTCCGCGTTCGTGGCCGTTCTCATCGAAGGTGACCACCAATCGTTATCAGATGCGCACTTTCAAGACCAACCCGAAGACTTCTGGAGAACCCACTTTTTGGGAACATTTTACGTGAAGCCCAACTACACGGGAAGATGCTCGCACGTCTGCAACGCGGGCTTTGTAGTCAACCATGAGAAGCGAGGTTTGGGCCTAGGCAAAGAATTGGGTGCCAAATACTTGGTGTGGGGGCCGCAATTAGGATACGTGTACTCGGTGTTCAATTTGGTGTTTGAAACCAATACAGCAAGCTTGCGGATCTGGAACTCGCTTGGTTTCGACCGTATTGGCTATGTCAAGAATGTGGCCGTGTTAAAGGGCCATCAAAGCCTAGTGGGAGCATATATGTACGGTAAGGACCTTGTATAA